From Euwallacea similis isolate ESF13 chromosome 6, ESF131.1, whole genome shotgun sequence:
ataatttatcatatttaacTTAGGAGTATCAAATTCTAGGAGGTAATGCAGGATTTCCAAGCATCCATTCTCCAAGTGTGTGATAGTTCCTATGATGAGGAAATTGTGAAAACAATGCCTACAACACATTATGAGTTTCCCAATGGTTTTCACAGGGATTTTGCAGTAGAAAGGTTCAAAATTCCTGAACCCCTTTTTAATCCAACTAATGGAGCCAAGGCGGGTATTCAGCCGATTTTGGGAGTAGGATCCCTTGTCACTACTAGTGTAGGAATGTGTGATATCGACATTAGGCCTGTAAGGATGTTTTCGCATTatgttttatgattttaagtGCGTTTTTCTACAGTCAATGTATGGGAATGTTGTGGTAACCGGAGGAAACTCGAGCCTTCAAGGATTTACCGAAAGGTTAAATCGAGATTTGGCATCAAAAACTCCTCCggtattattatttgttattgaatgtattttattttaatttctgggTGTTTTAGAGCATGCGCTTAAAAGTAATTAGTGCCCCAGGAGCATCTGAAAGAAGATTTGGTGCCTGGACTGGAGGGTCCATTCTAAGCTCTTTAGGATCATTCCAGCAGATGTGGGTGTCCAAACAAGAATATGAAGAAGGTGGTAAGGCCATTGTGCAAACgaagtgtttttaatttttgttgttcgTTGACTTACGttttcataatatattttttacctttttcaagTGCCATAGATGAAATTGTCGATAGCGCCTTCAGTGTGTCGCGTCTTGcctaaaacattttcaataatttaaccTTGAGACTGACTTTCAGTAAGTGCAACTGTGTAGATTTTAGGTAAGAAGCTCGCAAGCTACGGCCagtattacattttaatattctgGGTTTTCTTAGAGTAGTGAGACTTATAAAGAATCTCCTTATAATATTAGTTCATTAGGTTTGTTAGTACACAGGGTGGAGTTGTATTGAAAACTCTTCATGCTTTTAAGAATGTAGGTCAGTTGCTCCTCCCtgtaaaaagaattatttaatcCTCTGCATTATCATATCATACTTATGAGCAATTTTTTGTATGTGATAACGTTGTTGATTTGGAGGTCTTAGCATCAATCAGTATTAGAACGTTCTTCCACGattcaatcaaaatttaagACTTCATTAGGTACTGTTGACAAGTGAGGAGAATTAAAGTCTAGTCACTTTGAGGAATactctctaaaatatttttgatctcGTTTTTTTCGTTGTGTGTTACAAGTGTAAACGTGTGATAATTTCACATCTTCgcaatacttttaaaatataaggttcctattttttgtattttgccatatttttGCCTTAGGTTAGTTGTAATACGAATGCCATTCATATGTGCcaataaatcaatcaaatcTTCGAAAacgtttgttttatttaaaaaatacttaattataatattatgaGCAATGGAGAAAAAACTAGTTGAAAACTAACTAGAAACAGGAATATTACAAATCGCATTATGAGCAAGAATAGCGAAAACTCCTGCTAGAGAAATACCGGCACTATCTGCGAAGCCTGTAATTGCCATTGAAAATTGCCTATTTTCTGGTTCAACCTGGAATAAAACAACATTAATACACCTGAATGTTAAACACATATAACTTAAACCTCTTTAGTAATCCTGTAATACGTATTTACATACGATGATCCTCCTAGCAGCCCTTCCCAAAGAACTAATGCTACTaccatgtaaatatttggtATGTAATAGTAAATTGCTTCAGTAACGAATATTACTACATTTATCCCCTAGAAGTGATGAATTTAGTTTTGCCTCATGCAGAACGTAATTGAAGCATACCTGAAATACAGCCATTATCCAGGTTTGTTTTATGTGCCAAAAGTTTACTGATGATCGCGAAATAAATACTCCAATTTGATAAGTTACCTGCAGCCATCGGTACTGCGTCGCTAGACTTTTTTCTGTGTTTGTTGTATTTGGTATTTGTATGATTTCGaactaaacatcaaattttgaTCTGATACTAGGTACTCTTGCAGTACTGTTTCACACTTACCGTCCCTTGATTAATAAAGTATTCAAAAAGGTACACTAAGCCAAAAGGTATCATGTATTTCATGAGTCCAGGAATGAGTTTGAGCTTTTTTACTACAGAACCTTTAAGGTTTTTAAGTTCttcttcatttacttttttttgaatttctagcGCAATTGCGACGTCTTGTTCTGACGGTTTTGGcaaaattatccaaaatctgCAACATATCACGTGCACTTTTGGCcaaaataccttaaaaaatacttacgaTACTGCTGTTAAAGCTGGAATAAGAAGCATTATAAGCAAAGTAGTTTTCATCCCAAGAACTTTCAGCAGAGAGTAAGAAAGTGCTCCTATAACTCCAGCTCCTCCAGTACCTGAGCTCCATGCAGACACTACATTTCTAAggtaatgaaaaataattattaaaaagctTGGATAATatgattaattattactttttataaaatgagCTGTATTGAAGATAAGTAACTTCCCCTAGTCCTGAGCAAAACGAGGTGAGTATTACTCCAAGAAGAGATACAAAAATCGTCTCCCCAAAAGCTACAGCTATGAATCCGGATGCTGCTAGAAGGACACATATTGCCACtcttaaactaaaatttaatataagtaTATCTGGGCATTATGAGTGTAATTTGCTGGTTATCTTACTTTACTACGAAAGGGAAAAACGGAGCTATCAACTTGATGAAAAGGGCAGGCAGTATGTCAGCCAACAAAATCGCCCCTGTGgataaatatttgcaattttcccTCACTTTGCTGCTGTcctaaaaatgcaattatttattgaatcaAATCCAGGCACAAATTCTTaatattattgataattattcTCATATCCGAAACCAGATTGGTAACTAACCCAGATGAAACAAATCACGCCATAGAATGCGCcttacaataaattaaataattctcaatttaaaaaattgaacttacACTTGATTCAGTACTCTCTCCAATAATATCATTTGCAGCAGTTAACATCACCACATATCCGTAATTGTTGCACAGCCCCAGAACCCAGTAAGCGACCAAAGATCTTATTTTATGTCGCTTCAGCTGTGGGTCAGTTTGAGCTGTTGGAGTATCATTGGCGGAAGCTGTGTTACAGCTCTCGTAGGCCTCCATTCTATTACTGAAGAAACCATTGTTGAACTTTAACGTGTGTTGAAAACGTGTAAGAAAAAAGGATTAACGCAGACAATAGTTAAATGTAATATGAAAATGTACGGAAATTACTCAATTTTGTGGTATTTTAATACGATAGCATCCTAAAAGAGGTGTACAATATCTTTGATGAGCCCGCAGCTATTATTTCGAAGAGTTGAaagttcagttttttttcagtttgtttCGATTTTATGTCTGAGTACAGTGGCATTGTTTGATACGCGGCTACTCAGCGACTTCTTATCTTTTTGCGTTAATGAAATGTGAACCAAAATGTCGTTATCTACGTATTACTAATATTTATGTAGTTTTCATACATATTGACGCGTTTCAGCTTTGTTATTATAAAGGACATGTCTACTGTAGTCCTCATTTATGCGTTTACTACCTATGtatacaacaaaatttacataaacagAAGTCGACTCTAAAATGGAAATGCCGTTCGCGCGTatcatttttatatcaaataaacACTTCTGACAGTTTGATATTTCgctatatttaaattttcatatgaCCCGTGAATCCATAAATAGTCCATATAAGCTAATGGCAAACCCATGTTCGGTCGATTGTCCTGTGCATTTCAAATTCAGCTAATTATTCCATTCTGTATTCGACGTTCGGATACTGGAAACGTTAGGTATCAccaatatgtatatgtatattcaatAGTCGTATATCTgtgtattataataataagtatctatgtataattgtaaataatattaatttttccgaTCAAAATCTGTATTACCTTGTAAATGCAGATCT
This genomic window contains:
- the Cln3 gene encoding battenin, whose product is MEAYESCNTASANDTPTAQTDPQLKRHKIRSLVAYWVLGLCNNYGYVVMLTAANDIIGESTESSDSSKVRENCKYLSTGAILLADILPALFIKLIAPFFPFVVNLRVAICVLLAASGFIAVAFGETIFVSLLGVILTSFCSGLGEVTYLQYSSFYKKNVVSAWSSGTGGAGVIGALSYSLLKVLGMKTTLLIMLLIPALTAVSFWIILPKPSEQDVAIALEIQKKVNEEELKNLKGSVVKKLKLIPGLMKYMIPFGLVYLFEYFINQGTFEIIQIPNTTNTEKSLATQYRWLQVTYQIGVFISRSSVNFWHIKQTWIMAVFQGINVVIFVTEAIYYYIPNIYMVVALVLWEGLLGGSSYVNTYYRITKEVEPENRQFSMAITGFADSAGISLAGVFAILAHNAICNIPVSS
- the LOC136409343 gene encoding actin-like protein 6B isoform X2, translating into MELSTFLKDGMIENWDMFENFLDYIYYNALKAVPRDHPVLLTEPPWITSPKREEMAELMFEKYGVPAAYLAKNASLAAFANGRPTCLVLDSGATHTSAVPVHDGYVLTQAVVKSPVGGDYLSEQCRIYLQERGIELVPPSFVASKEVGRPEEPPNWQRRDVPYNLTDSWFAYMIKEVMQDFQASILQVCDSSYDEEIVKTMPTTHYEFPNGFHRDFAVERFKIPEPLFNPTNGAKAGIQPILGVGSLVTTSVGMCDIDIRPSMYGNVVVTGGNSSLQGFTERLNRDLASKTPPSMRLKVISAPGASERRFGAWTGGSILSSLGSFQQMWVSKQEYEEGGKAIVQTKCF